The genomic region aaaaacacacagaaatgctggagcagctcagtcggtctcgcagcgtccaggaggtaaagatatattatcgatgtttcggacgagcccttcttcaaggtacggaACATCGGCAATAAATCTTTAACTCCTTAATGGACACTGCGAggtggctgaattcctccagcaattctgtgtgcTTTTTGCTATCCTTAAATAAGGGACCACTGAGTTTAAGTTCATTGCCTCAACATGCCAGATGTGAAGATGCCACCGGAAGATTGCATTAGTGTCAAGGCAAAGAAGGGGAGACAAAGATAGCCCCGAGCTGAGCCAGCTGATCAGTGTCAAGGCAAAGAAGGGGAGACAAAGATAGCCCCGAGCTGAGCCAGCTGATCAGTCGCAAAATAAAAACTCCTGCTGACTTTAATTCTGAAAAGCAATTGTTCAGCAGATATTTGCATTCACCGTGGCTCAATTGCTGACGAGGATCGAGTTTATATGTGGAAAATAATATTTCATCCATATCCACCCGAAcatctggagagagagagagagaccccaaAGAGAATCGGTCAGCTCATTTCCTCAGCTTTCACAGCAATAAATTAGTTCAAGGACAAGagatatatcacagtttgcaGTAAAGCACGAGTATCAGGTGATCTAAAGGCTTCAGGTTGCAAAACTTGCCGATCTGGATTGTAACCGATCAGATGCGTTCTTGCGACTCAAAAGAAAAACCACAAGCCTTCCCTTTAAACTCAGCAGATAGTATTTTCAACGGACTTGTCACATGGGCCCGAAATCTCAGGCAACGAGAAACTTTGTTTCTCAATCACTGAGCAATCTGTCTTGTCCTTTTTTCCCTTCCACTCCCGACTGCTTCTTTATCCTGAATTAAACCACTCAAACCTGGTTCTTAAACCATGCCGCTGAACTCTGGGCAAAGCGTACTGGCCCTTGGAGACCTTCCCCATGTCAGGGAAGGGAAGAAGTCTCCCCTTCCAAACCTGCACCAATCATTAACTCTCTTATCCCCAACCCAGTACCTCCTGAACTTAGTGCCACTCAGACTCATCTCTAGACCTTCTGAAGCCCCTAATCCTGTTTCTTGGCGGATATTGATCTGGTTGCTTTTTGGAGCGATTACTGGACCAGGATTGATGGCTTATTCTGAGTGTCATACTCATTGACTTCACTTGTAATGCGATTCTTGCTGGAAACATTGTGCAAAGCAATATCTAGGCACCTGTATAAAGGAAGTAATCAGATGGACAGCTGCACTTAATTGAATGAGAATGCCAATATCCAAATGGTGGTTTTGAAAAGaaattccaacccccccccctaccccccattCAACAGTAAGTGTTTACAGTTGTTGGGATTGAAAGTGAGTTGTTTCAGCGTCCCATAATTTCCCCCAGTAAAATGTTAATGGCTCTAATATTCTCTGCTGTTCCAAATgtcccaatgttttgggctttattgtgagagggattgaattttaAAGCAGGGAGGTTAGAGACAtagagcgtggaaacaggccctttggcccaacttgcccagatGGACTGCAATCTCCCACCTACACTCATTCTACTGGCATGCATTTagtccatcctatccatgtatctgttcaatattttttcttaaacattgcttccacgggcagcctgttccatacatcCATGAACCTCTGTtacccttcaggctcctgttaaatctctcctcttTCACTATATGTTCTCCGgacactgatacccctactctaGGCAAAAGACTCCGAGAATTCACCCAATATATTCCTCTCctgtgttttaaaattttttttttaaattaaattaaacataaAACACTGTTACAtgccaattcagccctatgagtccatgccacccactttacaccccatcaacctacaccccccagtacattttgaagggtggaaggaaatcagagcctccagaggaaacctatgtggacacagggagaatgtacaaactcctcacagagagcgttgcattcgaacccaggtccggtcctgatcgctggcactggcaaggtgttgcactaacctctgTGCCAACCGTCATAGTTGGAGCATACACTGGACGGAGTACACCTGTTCTGGAGTATTACACACAGTTCTGATCTGCTGACTTgcgaaaggatatacttgctttgGAGGCGATGCAGAGATGATTGCAGAGATGAAGAGGTTAGCTTATGTGAAGAGATTAAGTAACCTGGCACTGGCTGGAATATTGGAGAATGAGAAAGGATTTCACCGAAATAGGTAAAACATTGATAAGATtgaagcaggaaagttgtttccactaaaACTcaaggacatagcctcaagatttgggggataaatttaagacagagaggaggaggaggagaaactgCTTCACTCAGTGATCAGTGAATCTGGAATTATTTGCCCATTGAAGTAGTGAGGGCTGCCtcacaaaatatatttaagacagttaGATTTTTGCATAGCATGGGAATTAAAGGTTGTGGGTAAAAATGGAGCCGAGTCCACATCagaacagccatgatcttacttaTTATTAgtacaggctcgatgggccagatagtCGACTCCTGCCCGTTTCTTATGTACTCAGAGccgggccattcagcccaagagGACCATCACACACTCTTTTACACAAATCCCTTTTCATTCCCATTACCTCCTGCTAGATTCTCCCATTATCTGGTCAATAGTGATAGAATCTGCTTGATACCACTATCTGGTTGATTAGTGGCCAATTAACTGACCCAAATGTATGGGGATAGGGGAGGTAACTAGAGAGCACGAACTCACATGGCCATAAGAAAGAGAAGAATATAAAATCTCCgctcacagagcactgatgatcAAGATCAAACTCGGGTCGCTGagacagtgaaggagtagctctacTAACCACGCCACGGCCACGTCCAAATGGTGATTAAAGTTAGGTTGAAATAGTTCCTGGTTGTTGCTTTCAAACACCACACCAAGGTGGGTGTTGTAGTACAAAACATCATCTTTCAGTAGAATGTAAAAACAAAGGTTAATCTGTTAGCTAAATGGAGGATCTAATGACACCTGAAGGTGCAAGAGTTGCCCTGTTGACCTGGTCAATGTTTAGCTCAATAAGTTGTTACTTGACTGATGTTTGTGGGACCTTGAGTGCAAATTAACCGCTGTGTTTCCATGGTGATTGAACTTCTTTAATGCTTCTGTAAGCATTCTGGGGTCATGAAAAGTGTTGATACAAATACAAGAgatctttttcttttaaaatgataAATGCTAGAAatcttcaataaaaatattgcaatttggaaattcagcgggtcaagcacctctgtgaaaagagaaacgaGAGTAAATCTTTCAAGTCCAGGACTCATCATTAggactgggaaagagagaaaacgtTAGTTTTAGATGGAGAAGCTGGTGGGAGAAGGTTGGGTATGAAGAAGCGGGTATCTCTGACCTAAGATACTCCCTGTGTCTTATCCATTCCTCTTCCGTCCTTTCATTACCCAAAACTGACCCCTTACTTTGATTTAGCACTGATGACGGGTCTTCAACGTGAAAAGTTGTTTCTCTCTGCCGACGCTGCCTGACGTGCTACGTGTTTGCATTATTTTCTGGTTTTGTTCCCTATCGATACAAACTTTCCCTTCACTGCTGTTTCAACACAATTTCTTATACAATTCCAGCACAATATCAATTGCTGCCCTTCATTCTCTGGGtcacaagtattttttttaatttttttttatatataaacacacacagttGATGGAGACAATGAAATTCAACTGCAATGATAGAAAAAGCAATGAACGGTTTAAAGCTGAGAACGAGAGAGACAGGGAAGCGATGAGAGAGTAAGATATAGAAGGCAGAATTAGAACAGTCAAGAGATAAAAAaaagttgtgtgagagagagagggaaataaagtgagagggagtgagagagagaaagagggagtgagagaaaaaaagtgggggaaagaggggaaggggaagagagggaaagagagttaaagtgCATGGGATGAGAAACAGAAAGAaaactgtgtttgtgtgagagaaagagagagagatttctCCACAGATAATTGACCAGCATTCAATAAACCCAGCTAATGCATCAGTGCTGACATTACAGGCACTTAATATGTACCAAACAACACTAGCAACTCTCCATTCTGATTGGTGCAGGCAAGGTTCCAACTTCAGGCACTACATTATACATTTAATGCGGAAAGGGTTACATACTAATGAATGTATAATTTAGTATGTGAGAGTGGCTATATTATGTGATAAATGACAAAGCTGCAAGAATGTTACCAGCACCAGGAGAGGAGGAGtgaaatttcaaaataaacaatGCAGGAACAAAATATTATCCTTTGCTCTGAAGTAAGACATCATCGTGAATAAGCCAGCTTTTTAAATCGCATCTGAAAAGTGACCAACTCTTCGCCATGGGAacaaattctctcttttttttttaaaagtttcctttCAACCTCCTCCTCCCAGCCACCAATGCAAAAAAGAAAGTTGATGGCAAGCACAATCCAGCTTAATTTTAGATTTAAAGACACATTTCAACATTTTCCAAACAAAGACTCATTGAAATAGAAACCGGTTCTGCAAGGGTGAGaggtttaaaaaaggcacaaaaccacagacacaactaTCTGAATGAGCAAAAGCCACAGCAAAGAGGAGGAGGAAAGTCTGAAGTGGTTCAATCACGTGCCCTTGGAACTATCTGACCATGAGCAGCACTTCCAACAACAACGAAGTCTTTGGGGAACAGACATCGGGCACGGGTGCATTTCCAGAAAGGATACGAGGCTTTCAAGCAGGGGCGTGGAGCAAACCTTCAAAGCCGCCGGCTTTAAGAGGGCCCCCTGCTTGGGAGGACGTTAATATTGCACCAAGCAAATCAGGACTTGACATGCAATTAAAACACACTCCGGTTCTATTGCGGCATCACTTCAAGTGCTGCCTGGCATTTTAAGAGTCAAGTACTGCAAACGTGTCAAAATTGGCCCTCAGATTTCGCCAGCGTtcgttgggtgggtgggtgggtgggtgggctgCCTACCTGCTGCTTGTACTTCGGAGGGTTGGTCTTGTAGCTGTAATCAGAGTATTGGTCGGAGCCCGTGGAATTGCTGTCCCCAGTGCCCACGAAGGTGTTCGCCGCCGGCAAATCTTGAACGACCTGGTGCTTCTTCCCTGCCGATGGCGACTGTGGGTGGAGTtggatggacgggaggggggagttgGACCTGTAGTGCCTTCCGAGGTCAGGGCTGCCCGGGTTGCAGTTCAGCGGCAGGTGAATCCGCGGGCTGTCGCTGCTGGACTCGTTGATGAGGTGGAATTGTAATCCCCTCTGTGCGCCGCTCTCGTCGGCTTCCAGGGGTTTGGGTTGGGGGGGCTTGCTCTTCTTGACCTTGTGCTTGTTGGTTTTGGTGGTCTGCTTGGGGGTATAGAGATCTTTGGTCTCCTTTTTGCCGGCCTGGTACCCACTCTTGGCTTCCTTCTGGCGGCAGTAGCGAATCAGGACCACGATCATGATCACCAGGACCACCGCGATAATCCCGGCGATCACCCCGAACAGGACGTTGCTCCGCTGCTTGTTCTTCTCGTACTCGGGGTCGCCGGCGATGTCCACGTCCAGGGGTGTGTTGAGGCTGTGGCCCACCAGGGCttccaccaggctcacattggccAGGGTGTCATTGACGTACAGGTGGACCAGTGCGGTGGCCAAGCGGGCAGGGCTCCCTCCGTCCTTCACCTGCACCACCAGCCGGTGCAGCCCGTAGGACCTGCGCAGGAGCTCCTTCTCCAGGGTCACGCTCCCAGCGGGGGAGATGTGGAACAGGCCGAAAGGGTTCCCTCCGACGATGCTATAGGTCAGGTTGGCGTTGGTGCCAATGTCCATGTCCTCGGCCTTGACGCGTTCCACCAGAGTCCCGATGCCGGTGAAGGGGTTAAGGTGCTGGAAGGACGAGTTGGAGGGTTGGGTGATGAAGGGAGTGTTGTCGTTCTCGTCCAAGACATTGATGGTGACGCTGACATAAGCGGACCTGGGGGGAGAGCCCCCGTCCACGGCCTTGAGCTGGAAGGTGTAGGTGCTCTGGCGTTCTCTGTCGAAGGAGATCCGAGAGAGGATGGTGCCCGTCCCGTTCTGGATCTCAAACTCGCCCCTGTCCGGCTCCACGAACAGAGTGATCCGGGCATTGGAATCCTTGTCCACGTCCGACACCGTCACCATGCCCACCGGGCTGGAGGGTGGCAGATTCTCCCTCACCGAGAAATTGTAAGCGTTGAGCATGAACCGGGGGTCGTTGTCGTTCTCGTCCAGCACATTGACCACCACGGTGGCCGTCCCTTTCATGGTGGGGGTCCCATGGTCGGCCGCCGCCACCCTGAACTCGTAGCGTTCCCGGTGTTCGCGGTTCAACGCCGAGACCACCCTGACCTCCCCGGTGTCGGGGTTAATCTGGAAGAGACCCTGGATGCTGGGGTCGGGGTCCAGGGAGTAGGTGAGCTGGGCGTTGCTGCCGCTGTCGGCGTCCGTGGCTTCCACGCGTAAGAGCGAGGTGGGGGGCCGGTTGTTCTCCAGGACGCCCACCTGCATGCGGTTCTGGGCGAAGATCGGGGCGTTATCGTTGACGTCCAGCACCTTCACCTTCAGCGTGTTGGTGCTGGAGAGGGGAGGGTTGCCCGCATCCACCGCCACGATCTCGATCAGGTACTCGCGCGTCTTCTCGTAGTCCAGAGCCGTGGTGGTCTGCAGGAAGAACTTCTTCCTGGTCTCGCTGCTGGACTCGCTGGCCTGCTTCAGCTGAAAGGGCACGTCCCCGGCCACGATGCAGGTCACGGCCGCGTTCTCCCCCTCGTCGCGGTCGGACACTTGGACCAGGGCCACGGGGGAATCGACCGCGGCGTCTTCGACGATGCTGGCCACGCCGTCGCGGTGAGTGACCAGCCCGATGCTGCGGATCTCGATGGCCGGGGCGTTGTCGTTGGTGTCTCGCACCGTGATCGTCACCGACGCCCTGTCCTGCTTGGGAATGGGACCCTTGTCGCGGGCGTGCACGTAGAACTTGAACTGGCTGAACTGCTCGCGGTCCACCCGCCCCTGCACCGTGATCCAGCCACTGTTCTTGTCCAAGCGGAGCAAGCGGCGGGCGCTCTCGGCCGCCTGGGCGAAGCTGTACTCGATGCGGGAGTTGTCCCTCAAGTCGAGGTCGGTGGCTCTCACCTGGAGGATGGAAGTGCCCGCCGGGCTGTTCTCCTCCACCGAGCCCTGGTACGAGAACCTCTCGAAGCGGGGCGCGTTATCGTTGATGTCCAGCACGGTGACCCGCAACACAGACGTACTGCTCCGGGCCGGTTGCCCCCCATCGACCACCCGCACCGTCAGGTCGTAGGTGTCCCGTTGCTCCCGGTCCAGCGACCCGGTGACGATCAGTTGGGGCAACCTCTCGCCGTGCTCCTCGGCGACCTGCAGACTGAAAAGTCCTTGGCCCTCGTTGCCCAGCAGTTCGTAACCGGCCACTCCGTTGGTGCCGGCGTCGCGGTCGCTGGCCGTGGGGATGTTCACCAGGGTCCCCGGGGGGGTGTGCTCCGGGATGGAGATGGAGATGACCGGGGAGTTGAAGGTGGGCGTGTTGTCGTTGATGTCCTGCACCAAGATCTTGCCTTCCACCAGCATCGTGGCCGAATTGTACAGGGTGTCGGTGACCGAGATCTCGAACTCCAGCGGGCACTCGGCGGGGCTCTCGCACAGCATCTGCTCCCGGTCGATGGGGGTCTCGGTGGTGTACAAGCCCCCCCCCGTCTCGTCCACCCGGAGGTAAGGTTGCCCCAGCTCCAGTTTGAACAGCCGGTTCTTGCGCTCCAGCCCCAAGCTTTCGCCCGGGTTACCGATCAGCGTGTTCGGCGGTTGCTCCTCTGGCAGCGTGAAACTCACCGAGCTCTGCGCCAGGCAGCCgggaagcaggagcaggagcacccAACCGCTGGAGGAGCGGGCCATCGGCTTCAACAAGTGCGGGGCCAACTGCGGAGGGGGCTtcagggtgagagagggagaggaggaaagggagaagggtgggagagagggaggagagcgatgtaaacaaaaagaaaaaaacaataaataacCAAACCCCCAAAATGTCCATGAAAATATCCAGTACAGCCTTTTATTACATCCACAAAGGCAGAGTTCGAACCTGATTCTGTCGCTCACGTCAATCCTGCAATGCAACTTATTTCAACACGGAGAGAGAGAGGATCCGAGTTCCATGCGGATCAGAAGGCAATACTGAATGCCAAAAAACACCCCAGTAGCAGTGAGTGCTTCGCTATAACGTGGCTGAGACAGGGAAGAAGAGGCTGTCCGTTCTGCACAAGGTTCAGACCTGGCTGAGAGGAAGAGAACCAAAATCCCATTTGCAGAAAGGCTGCCGGAGACGGTGGTGTGGGTCTGACACAGAGTGTGCCTGCAGACTAccgggagtggggggtgggagagCAGAACCCCAGGGCTTCCGATTTCAGGGCGGGCAGCGAGGGATTAACACTTCccaggatgggaggggggggaggagagagggagggggggaggagagagggagggggggaggagagagggagggggggaggagagagggagggggggaggagagagggagggggggaggagagagggagggggggaggagagagggagggggggaggagagagggaggggggaggagagggagggggggaggagagagggagggggggaggagagagggaggggggaggagagagggagggggggaggagagagggaggggggaggagagagggagggggggaggagagagggagggagggaggagagagggagggaggggagagagaggagaggagggagggagagagagagaggagaggagggagggagagagaggagaggagggagggagagagaggagaggagggagggagagagaggagaggagggagggagagagaggagaggagggtgggagggagaacgCGCATAGACGTGGACCCGGCGTGAAGACCCAGTAACAGCAGAGAAATGAAACATTGCAGCGACGAGAACGAGGAAGTGGACAAGACACACTGGATTCAATTGCTAATACAAAATACCCCGTTAAACTTAAGACGGGCATTCACGGATGGAACTGAGCACGCATCATTATTTAAAAAGATCCGTGTCCCGATCCGATCCTTATTCAGGACTTCCCCCTGAACATGACGGAGGTTTTCCAACCAGACTGTTTTACACCAAGTCCGGTCTCCCAATATTAAACACTCTGGATTTCACAAGACATCCAATTTAAATGCAATCTTGCCAATGAGATACAGGTGCccctcttatttttttttaaatgccactGATTCTAAAATTGATATCCCACCCCCAATAAAACCCCCCAGATTTAAAAAGGAAGGTTCATCAATGGTAAATGTTCCTTACCTCGGCGATCAGGATTGGGTTTGGGAGTTTGCTGgtgtgttttctctctccctcagtGCTCGGCGCTGtccgttttctctctctctctctctctcttccactctctctctccctccctcgcaTTCACTCTCCTCCCCAATGAAACCGAATCAGTCTcgcaggttttttttctctctccccgccCTGCGCGTCACCAGCCTCCACTCACTGAGCCCCCGTGGAATGGGGGTGAGGGCTGTGCCGGTTTGGAGGGATTCAGTCCAGTCAATGTCCACATTCGCCTCCCCACCAACAAACTCACCGGTCAAAGGCAGATGAAAACCAGCAGGTCCCCCCCCCGCAAAGAATGGCATGCAGATGAAACACACGCCAGTGATCCggattgaaatgaaataaaattaggctaataagtttttaaaaaaactaacacGGATCGGGAGCCAGCAACACGTGATGACAGGAGCTTGAAGCTCGTTTTACCGCATTCCACTGCTCTCCGAGGCTCCGCGCTGAGAAATCGCTTCTTCCCGCAGTTTGCGCATTGTTTTTGTCCAGAAAATAAAATCCACTTCGTTGGCCAGAACGACTCCTTCTCGCGGTGGatgggaatgagagttggggggggggggggcttctacCAATCTATTGAgtcaagggggggtggggggcttctACCAATATATTGAgtcaaggggggtgggggggcttctACCAATATATTGAGtcaagggggtggtggggggagcttCTACCAATATATTGagtcaagggggggggggtttctaccAATATATTgagtcaagggggggggggggtgggggggtttctaCCAATATATTGTCAAGGGGGGGCTTCTACCAATATATTGAGtcaagggagggtgggggagaggttcCTCGCTGAACACCTTGCTGGCTTCTTcttcagagggagggagggaggtctcTGTAGCAGGGAGCCCTCGCCTTCCCAAGAGCTGCTCACGGAGAGCGCAGTCACACTTGTTGCTGTGGCTGAAAGGAGCCCCGTTTCCACGAGAGAGGACGCCATCTACAGTCATTCACGCCGCCACTCGAGTCCCCGAACTGGGGAGTGCGGGCACCAATCTTTCTTTTGGAGAAGGGCTGGGGCGGGGGTGCAGGTCGGTGAGATGAGGGCAGGGGCGAGTAGGGCCGAAGGGCGCATTTCCGTGTTTCGATGGATGGGCCCAGTGATTGAATAAGATAACGAATCAAAGAGTTTCGAAAGAATAACAAGAAGAGATATCTGCAGAAAGTTCTTTAATATTTTCTTCTTCAATGTGTTCAAAGCAATTTTGGTTTCATCAGTTTGATAAGTATTATTTTTATCATTTCCATCAACATGTTTCTCCTCCCAGGCTGATCTCCTCTGCAATGGCAGATCAGATGGAGTGAAAGTTGGTCACACGTTATGAACATTATATCCTCCCATTCATAAATGAACTAGAAACAAATTAACTTGTGTTTCTTACAGGAGTGCCACATACACATAGATAGCACTTTTTCCTTCCTCTTGTGTGCACTCAGGGTAATAGCTTTGCATATACTCTATTAGTTTTAGTGAATGAAACAATTGAAATTAAAACACTAAGAAGGTGCTTTGCCCTCTCAATGACCGATGCTTTCCTTCCCCCAACATCAAACAGTGGAGAATTTAACATGCCCAGCAAGCTcccgcctccctccctctctctctctctcggtctctcgGCAGCTCCCGCCCCTCCGCCAGCGACTGGGAGGCAAGCCTCTTGACCGAGTCCCCGAGACGTCCCGACCCCACCTTCCAGCCCTCCGCTCCCCTCACTCTTGGAAAAGTTGGCCAGTCGGGGCTGCGCTGCCTGCCTCGGCCACCAGGGGAGCTGCACTGGCCCCCGCCCGTCAAAGGCAGCGCAAATATCGCCGAGAGAGGGGAACTGCACAGAGAGATAGATGCCTGGGGTGGAGAAAggttctgagggggggggggggtgttaataaAAAAACAGCAACTTTGAAGTTCTGCTCCACGTCAATAGAAATATCGATCATCCACTGGTTTAAAGGATATGGTTAAAAGTATCAAAATACATATTTTTAGCTTCTGCAGATAAAGTGCATTATTCAATGTCACATAAGCGCTTATGGCAGGGAAAAAGTGGTTACTGTGCTCTAAAATGTCAGAGCTGAGTAGCTCTCCTTCATAATTGCCTTGGAAGATCATGGGTCTCACCCAAATATGCAaatgcaacaaaaaaatatcaGTGAGGGCAGGTGCTTCATCCGAGTTCTACTGCAAAGGACTTGTCCATCTCAGCAGGTCCCATTTGCCTGGATTTGGCCCATCTCCTTCTAAACCCGCACTATCCATTCCGTGTCCTGCTCCAAGGCTGACATGCCATTCCTGTTCtgtcgtaaattggaggaacaacgccctCTCTAACCTGATGGTATTAACaaagacttctccagtttctgctcacccagcggctctcaacctttttcttatcccactttaagtcatccctgtgattagtaagggattgcttcaggtgggatgtgggtggaaagaaaaaatttgaaaaccactgtttgaatcgtccctcattgactcgttatgtgcacggtttcagaaccaaaggaaatgggtcaatgaccattttcctcaaacaaaatatttcagtaacaattgagtctggagcagtgattcccagccttctcttcccaccttaagtaatcccttactaatcacagagcatcgatggcacagggatgacttaaagtgggatgtgagtggaaagaaaaaggtcgagaaccactgtgctggcccactccccattctccctcccttcctattccctctgtcttctttcctccagctcttcaccccctttcctcttcattcacagagccaaccccagTGTGCCCTCCTTGcattatccacctattgcctcctgcctgtgggactgtgcccctcccccccTACATTTTGTTCAGACCTTGACGAAGGCCTGGAACGTTAgttctgtttctttatctttgctatataaagtacacctgctgagtttctccagcattgtttttattatCTATGAAAATGTGCACAAAACTTTTAAATATCATCATGGTAAACCCCTTCCCCTTTTCTCCAGTCTCGAGGTTAATATTGGCAGTGATTTATTGATTTAACGATCAGACCCATCCTCCATTCCCCTTTGaccaaatgtcaaccattctttttcttccactgatgccacttgtcctcctgagttcatccagcaggttgtgtttttactccagattccagccgaTATATTCATGGTACCTCCACTTCCTGTCCTTTTAACATTGTTCCCTTCAGAACACCCTGATCCTCTTTTCCATCTGCaccaatgaccccccccccacccgacccaaCTTCTGcctaccaccccacacccctcccccaaccacttTATTATGAAACTGTAGCAGATGCAACGCTTTTTACCTTTCTTTCCCACCACCCAGGGAGTCAACCAGTCCTTCCATGTGAACCAGCAATTAACTTGTTCTGTATTCCGTGCTCACAAAGTGACCTTCTCCTGCCTCTCCCCCAactccgccccctcccctcccataatCAGGAGACAGAAAGCAGAGTAGATGACCATTGTGATCCAAATtcacatttattatcatctgactgtatatacatgacctgacgaaacagcgtttctcTTGACCACAGTGGTCACACATgtacaatacacagtacataataaccACAGATGCACATTAAGGTatagtttaaaataaataaattatatatacatatatgtgtatgtatacacattcaaatacatataaatataaaaatatatacagCATATGTATTTTTTAAGATGATTTCTTGGTTACAGGATGATTTTaatcaatttcacagcctgtgggact from Narcine bancroftii isolate sNarBan1 chromosome 9, sNarBan1.hap1, whole genome shotgun sequence harbors:
- the LOC138743161 gene encoding protocadherin-1-like isoform X3, whose protein sequence is MRGRERESGRERERERKRTAPSTEGERKHTSKLPNPILIAEPPPQLAPHLLKPMARSSSGWVLLLLLPGCLAQSSVSFTLPEEQPPNTLIGNPGESLGLERKNRLFKLELGQPYLRVDETGGGLYTTETPIDREQMLCESPAECPLEFEISVTDTLYNSATMLVEGKILVQDINDNTPTFNSPVISISIPEHTPPGTLVNIPTASDRDAGTNGVAGYELLGNEGQGLFSLQVAEEHGERLPQLIVTGSLDREQRDTYDLTVRVVDGGQPARSSTSVLRVTVLDINDNAPRFERFSYQGSVEENSPAGTSILQVRATDLDLRDNSRIEYSFAQAAESARRLLRLDKNSGWITVQGRVDREQFSQFKFYVHARDKGPIPKQDRASVTITVRDTNDNAPAIEIRSIGLVTHRDGVASIVEDAAVDSPVALVQVSDRDEGENAAVTCIVAGDVPFQLKQASESSSETRKKFFLQTTTALDYEKTREYLIEIVAVDAGNPPLSSTNTLKVKVLDVNDNAPIFAQNRMQVGVLENNRPPTSLLRVEATDADSGSNAQLTYSLDPDPSIQGLFQINPDTGEVRVVSALNREHRERYEFRVAAADHGTPTMKGTATVVVNVLDENDNDPRFMLNAYNFSVRENLPPSSPVGMVTVSDVDKDSNARITLFVEPDRGEFEIQNGTGTILSRISFDRERQSTYTFQLKAVDGGSPPRSAYVSVTINVLDENDNTPFITQPSNSSFQHLNPFTGIGTLVERVKAEDMDIGTNANLTYSIVGGNPFGLFHISPAGSVTLEKELLRRSYGLHRLVVQVKDGGSPARLATALVHLYVNDTLANVSLVEALVGHSLNTPLDVDIAGDPEYEKNKQRSNVLFGVIAGIIAVVLVIMIVVLIRYCRQKEAKSGYQAGKKETKDLYTPKQTTKTNKHKVKKSKPPQPKPLEADESGAQRGLQFHLINESSSDSPRIHLPLNCNPGSPDLGRHYRSNSPLPSIQLHPQSPSAGKKHQVVQDLPAANTFVGTGDSNSTGSDQYSDYSYKTNPPKYKQQLPHRRVTFSTANHSQDLQDPSQHSYYDSGLEESETPSSKSSSGPRLGPLALPEDHYERTTPDGSIGEMEHPENGPLWRAS
- the LOC138743161 gene encoding protocadherin-1-like isoform X1, which gives rise to MRGRERESGRERERERKRTAPSTEGERKHTSKLPNPILIAEPPPQLAPHLLKPMARSSSGWVLLLLLPGCLAQSSVSFTLPEEQPPNTLIGNPGESLGLERKNRLFKLELGQPYLRVDETGGGLYTTETPIDREQMLCESPAECPLEFEISVTDTLYNSATMLVEGKILVQDINDNTPTFNSPVISISIPEHTPPGTLVNIPTASDRDAGTNGVAGYELLGNEGQGLFSLQVAEEHGERLPQLIVTGSLDREQRDTYDLTVRVVDGGQPARSSTSVLRVTVLDINDNAPRFERFSYQGSVEENSPAGTSILQVRATDLDLRDNSRIEYSFAQAAESARRLLRLDKNSGWITVQGRVDREQFSQFKFYVHARDKGPIPKQDRASVTITVRDTNDNAPAIEIRSIGLVTHRDGVASIVEDAAVDSPVALVQVSDRDEGENAAVTCIVAGDVPFQLKQASESSSETRKKFFLQTTTALDYEKTREYLIEIVAVDAGNPPLSSTNTLKVKVLDVNDNAPIFAQNRMQVGVLENNRPPTSLLRVEATDADSGSNAQLTYSLDPDPSIQGLFQINPDTGEVRVVSALNREHRERYEFRVAAADHGTPTMKGTATVVVNVLDENDNDPRFMLNAYNFSVRENLPPSSPVGMVTVSDVDKDSNARITLFVEPDRGEFEIQNGTGTILSRISFDRERQSTYTFQLKAVDGGSPPRSAYVSVTINVLDENDNTPFITQPSNSSFQHLNPFTGIGTLVERVKAEDMDIGTNANLTYSIVGGNPFGLFHISPAGSVTLEKELLRRSYGLHRLVVQVKDGGSPARLATALVHLYVNDTLANVSLVEALVGHSLNTPLDVDIAGDPEYEKNKQRSNVLFGVIAGIIAVVLVIMIVVLIRYCRQKEAKSGYQAGKKETKDLYTPKQTTKTNKHKVKKSKPPQPKPLEADESGAQRGLQFHLINESSSDSPRIHLPLNCNPGSPDLGRHYRSNSPLPSIQLHPQSPSAGKKHQVVQDLPAANTFVGTGDSNSTGSDQYSDYSYKTNPPKYKQQLPHRRVTFSTANHSQDLQDPSQHSYYDSGLEESETPSSKSSSGPRLGPLALPEDHYERTTPDGSIGEMEHPENDLRPLPDVAMTGNCTRECTEFGHSDTCWMPGQPSPNRKQKNVPKLSTFVPYEEQGSQDRLSNGSPRLAEDCNAKMANIRFIPTHSAFPSSNHEPSKDSALEEIPLTQPPDYQQAPGPAPQSSKREIYL